The following are from one region of the Qipengyuania flava genome:
- a CDS encoding MFS transporter yields MTEPIPPATRLEKIGYGIGDLASSFFINFFNIYLLYFFVELGGVGPAAMGLMLLLTKFFDAVTDPVMGAIGDRTRSRWGRYRPYLLWGAVPFGLSGAAIFAAPEMSGSGMLVWAYVTYTLTMIAFTATNVPYSALMGVVSPNADTRSSFAAYRMVFSALAVVAVAVIATTLVRELGAGDERRGIMLTMFLIAGAGTLSLLIAFAASKERIPPAPTNGRVRDDIKLLVRTPAWIAVAIAAVLTPVALASRAGSALFWFRYVAGDDGGPIFLFLDRIGLFYTAFALGQLVGVIFAAVMARRFDKAHLLILAGSIEVAAITIFHFMPLDAIWPQTVAQVFVGIGLGMMMMLAYSMFTDIAEYLEWKTGRQMTGLAVSGAVFAIKTGVAFGAALPGMLFALTGFEAGVVQTEEAKAGIDLAFAIVPAAIIVPAGAVMFFYRLDRQTIARLESELAERRKQSVSPPFPSAPETL; encoded by the coding sequence GTGACAGAGCCAATCCCGCCAGCGACCCGGCTGGAGAAGATCGGCTACGGGATAGGCGACCTCGCCTCGTCCTTTTTCATCAATTTTTTCAATATCTACCTGCTCTACTTCTTCGTGGAGCTGGGCGGCGTCGGGCCTGCCGCCATGGGCCTGATGTTGCTGTTGACCAAATTCTTCGACGCCGTGACCGACCCGGTCATGGGCGCCATCGGGGATCGTACGCGCAGCCGCTGGGGCCGCTATCGCCCGTACCTGTTGTGGGGCGCCGTCCCCTTCGGCCTCAGCGGTGCGGCGATTTTCGCGGCTCCCGAAATGTCCGGCAGCGGCATGCTGGTGTGGGCCTATGTCACCTACACGCTCACGATGATCGCCTTCACCGCGACCAACGTGCCCTACTCCGCCCTCATGGGGGTGGTCTCGCCCAACGCCGACACCCGCTCCTCCTTTGCCGCCTATCGCATGGTCTTCTCGGCCCTTGCAGTGGTGGCTGTCGCGGTCATCGCCACAACGCTGGTGCGCGAGCTTGGCGCGGGCGACGAGAGACGCGGCATCATGCTCACCATGTTCCTGATCGCAGGCGCCGGCACGCTTTCGCTGCTGATCGCCTTCGCCGCGAGCAAGGAGCGCATTCCCCCTGCGCCCACCAATGGGCGCGTGCGCGACGATATCAAGCTGCTCGTGCGAACCCCGGCCTGGATCGCTGTGGCCATCGCGGCGGTCCTCACGCCGGTCGCCCTCGCCTCGCGGGCCGGCAGCGCGCTCTTCTGGTTCCGCTATGTGGCAGGCGACGATGGCGGCCCGATCTTCCTGTTCCTTGACCGGATCGGGCTGTTCTACACCGCCTTCGCGCTCGGGCAGCTGGTTGGCGTGATCTTCGCGGCCGTCATGGCCAGGCGCTTCGACAAGGCGCATCTGCTCATCCTCGCCGGATCGATCGAGGTTGCGGCCATCACCATCTTCCACTTCATGCCCCTGGACGCGATCTGGCCGCAGACGGTGGCGCAGGTGTTTGTCGGGATTGGCCTCGGTATGATGATGATGCTGGCCTATTCGATGTTCACCGACATTGCCGAATACCTCGAGTGGAAAACCGGGCGCCAGATGACCGGTCTGGCCGTGTCCGGGGCGGTCTTTGCGATCAAGACCGGCGTTGCTTTCGGCGCGGCGCTGCCCGGCATGCTGTTTGCCCTCACCGGCTTCGAGGCGGGCGTCGTGCAGACAGAAGAAGCGAAGGCCGGGATCGACCTCGCCTTCGCCATCGTGCCGGCCGCGATCATCGTTCCGGCAGGCGCCGTCATGTTCTTCTACCGGCTCGACCGGCAGACCATCGCACGCCTCGAAAGCGAGCTGGCGGAGCGTCGCAAGCAATCCGTCTCACCCCCCTTCCCTTCCGCGCCCGAGACGTTATAG
- the yghU gene encoding glutathione-dependent disulfide-bond oxidoreductase, whose amino-acid sequence MADPTYTPPEVWTYDAENGGRFASINRPTAGAREEKDLPVGEHDFQLYSLATPNGVKATIMLEELLEAGHSGAEYDAWTVNIGEGTQFTSGFVDLNPNSKIPTLLDRSGAEPVRVFESGAILMHLAEKFGAFLPTDHTRAEVLSWLFWQVGSAPFIGGGFGHFYAYAPEKYEYPINRYAMETKRLFDVADKRLAETEYLGGKDYTVADIATFPWLAPFVFGGIYGEARTFLSIHEYTNVERWVKQIAERPAVRRGRIVNKTWGEEDEQLLERHSAADFEGKKI is encoded by the coding sequence TTGGCCGATCCCACCTACACCCCGCCCGAAGTCTGGACCTATGACGCCGAGAACGGCGGGCGCTTTGCCAGCATCAACCGCCCGACCGCCGGCGCGCGCGAAGAGAAGGACCTGCCGGTCGGCGAGCACGACTTCCAGCTCTATTCGCTTGCCACGCCGAACGGCGTGAAGGCGACGATCATGCTCGAAGAGCTGCTCGAAGCCGGCCATTCGGGCGCCGAGTACGATGCCTGGACGGTGAACATTGGCGAAGGCACGCAGTTCACCTCGGGCTTTGTCGACCTCAACCCGAACTCCAAGATTCCCACCCTGCTGGACCGCAGCGGAGCCGAGCCGGTCCGCGTCTTCGAAAGCGGTGCAATCCTGATGCACCTGGCGGAAAAGTTCGGCGCCTTCCTGCCGACCGATCACACCCGCGCCGAAGTGCTCAGCTGGTTGTTCTGGCAGGTCGGCAGCGCGCCCTTCATCGGCGGCGGCTTCGGCCACTTCTACGCCTACGCGCCCGAAAAGTACGAATACCCGATCAACCGCTACGCCATGGAAACGAAGCGCCTGTTCGATGTCGCCGACAAGCGCCTCGCCGAAACCGAATACCTTGGCGGCAAGGACTACACGGTTGCCGATATCGCGACGTTTCCCTGGCTGGCCCCCTTCGTCTTCGGCGGCATCTACGGCGAGGCGCGCACATTCCTGTCCATACACGAATACACGAACGTCGAGCGCTGGGTGAAGCAGATCGCCGAGCGTCCCGCCGTGCGTCGCGGCCGCATCGTCAACAAGACCTGGGGCGAAGAGGACGAACAACTCCTCGAGCGCCACTCGGCCGCCGACTTCGAAGGCAAGAAAATCTGA
- a CDS encoding DNA topoisomerase IB: MTKLIYVDDSLPGITRKGAGKGWAYYDPKGELITDTAEKRRLNAVALPPAYTDAWFCPAPNGHILATGIDARGRKQYRYHPEFRAAREGEKFDSCVRFGSLLPLVRKRVEDDLRGRTLTRERAVASVVRLLDLGAVRVGNEGYSRSNKSFGATTLRQRHAELTGRTLKLRYRGKGGKLREVALSDGALTRLVRRMQDLPGQNLFKYVDEEGDVQTVGSSDVNDYLTEAMGERFTAKNFRTWHGSVMAFQCLLEGEGAMPLKALLDCVAERLGNTPAVTRKSYIHPAVIDLVERQEEWRASVSLPRATRWLSREERGLIELLQESPAAAELLAA; the protein is encoded by the coding sequence ATGACGAAGCTCATCTATGTCGACGACAGCCTGCCCGGCATCACCCGCAAGGGGGCAGGCAAGGGCTGGGCCTATTATGATCCCAAGGGTGAACTGATCACCGACACTGCGGAAAAGCGCCGTCTCAACGCCGTGGCGCTGCCACCGGCCTATACAGACGCCTGGTTCTGCCCCGCGCCAAACGGCCATATCCTTGCAACCGGCATCGATGCGCGTGGACGTAAACAGTATCGCTATCACCCTGAGTTCCGTGCCGCGCGCGAGGGCGAGAAATTCGACAGCTGCGTGCGTTTCGGCAGCCTCCTCCCGCTGGTGCGCAAGCGCGTGGAGGACGATCTGCGCGGTCGGACGCTGACGCGCGAACGGGCGGTGGCGAGCGTCGTGCGGCTGCTTGATCTCGGCGCTGTTCGTGTCGGCAACGAAGGGTACTCGCGTTCGAACAAGAGTTTCGGGGCAACAACCTTGCGGCAGCGCCACGCCGAGCTGACAGGCCGGACCTTGAAGCTGCGCTATAGGGGCAAGGGCGGCAAGCTGCGCGAGGTGGCCCTGTCCGACGGTGCGCTCACGCGGCTCGTGCGGCGAATGCAGGACCTGCCCGGACAGAACCTGTTCAAATATGTCGACGAGGAGGGCGATGTGCAGACGGTCGGCTCGTCCGATGTGAACGACTATCTCACCGAGGCCATGGGCGAGCGTTTCACGGCCAAGAATTTTCGCACCTGGCACGGCAGCGTCATGGCGTTCCAGTGCCTGCTCGAAGGCGAGGGGGCGATGCCGCTCAAGGCGTTGCTCGACTGCGTGGCCGAACGGCTCGGCAACACGCCTGCGGTGACGCGCAAGAGCTACATCCACCCTGCGGTCATAGACCTGGTGGAACGCCAGGAGGAATGGCGCGCGTCGGTTTCGCTGCCCCGTGCGACCCGCTGGCTCTCGCGCGAGGAGCGCGGCCTGATAGAGCTGCTCCAAGAAAGCCCGGCGGCGGCGGAACTGCTCGCCGCCTGA
- a CDS encoding NAD(+) synthase, which translates to MSASVTHPFFARQTHGFVRVATSTPKVRTADVAYNAQGILEQARKAHEQGVDLLLYPELSLSSYALDDLHMQAALLDAVDTQLAAIVEASRDLAPVLVFGAPLRRNGRIYNCAVVAARGAVLGVVPKSYLPNYREYYEKRWFAHGRECIGLTIEAGGKQVPFGTDLVFAASDLPGFTFGVEICEDYWSPNPPGTMAALAGATILLNPSASNITIGKSDERHLLCRASSSRSVCAYAYSASGHGESTTDLSWDGQGMIYELGDLLVESQRFDLDPELCVVDIDTQRILSERMRMQTFNDAAEAAGRPEDWYRTIPFDLAAPGDDTGLVRPIRRFPFVPNRAHKLDEDCYEAFNIQVDALMRRIQATNPKCLVIGISGGLDSTHALIVAAKAMDRLGRPRTDIRGYTMPGFATSDGTKSNAWRLMEAFGITAEEIDIKPTATMMLENIGHAFADGEPVYDVTFENVQAGLRTDYLFRLAGQHSGWVVGTGDLSELALGWCTYGVGDHMSHYGVNAGVPKTLIQYLIRWTTQTSQFDEGVDAVLADVLDTEISPELVPAGEDGQIQSTQSIIGPYELNDFFLHHIIRWGQKPSHVAFLAWHAWKDAEAGLWPIDFPDAAKNTYDLPTIAKWLENFLKRFFGFSQFKRSALPNGPKVSAGGALSPRGDWRAPSDAVADTWLAELAVALPPAGD; encoded by the coding sequence ATGAGCGCCAGCGTCACACATCCCTTTTTCGCCCGGCAGACGCATGGCTTCGTCCGGGTTGCGACCAGCACCCCCAAGGTGCGCACCGCGGATGTGGCATACAACGCACAAGGCATCCTCGAACAGGCGCGCAAGGCGCATGAGCAGGGCGTCGACCTGCTGCTTTATCCCGAGCTCTCCCTGTCGTCCTACGCGCTCGATGACCTGCACATGCAGGCGGCGCTGCTCGATGCGGTGGACACCCAGCTGGCGGCGATTGTCGAAGCCTCGCGCGACCTGGCGCCCGTCCTTGTTTTTGGCGCTCCGCTGCGCAGGAACGGCCGCATCTACAATTGCGCGGTCGTTGCGGCGCGGGGTGCGGTGCTGGGCGTGGTGCCCAAGAGCTATCTGCCCAATTACCGCGAGTATTACGAAAAGCGCTGGTTCGCCCACGGGCGCGAATGCATCGGACTGACGATCGAAGCCGGCGGCAAGCAGGTGCCCTTCGGTACCGACCTGGTCTTTGCGGCCAGCGACCTGCCCGGTTTCACCTTCGGGGTGGAAATCTGCGAAGACTACTGGTCGCCCAATCCGCCGGGTACCATGGCAGCGCTGGCCGGGGCCACGATCCTCCTCAATCCCTCGGCCTCCAACATCACCATCGGCAAGTCGGACGAACGGCACCTGCTGTGCCGTGCAAGTTCCAGCCGCAGCGTGTGCGCCTACGCCTATTCGGCCAGCGGGCACGGCGAGAGCACGACCGACCTTTCGTGGGACGGGCAGGGCATGATCTACGAGCTTGGCGACCTGCTGGTCGAAAGCCAGCGCTTTGATCTCGATCCCGAACTGTGCGTGGTCGATATCGATACCCAGCGCATCCTGTCCGAACGCATGCGGATGCAGACCTTCAACGACGCGGCTGAAGCGGCGGGGCGGCCTGAGGACTGGTACCGCACGATCCCATTCGATCTGGCAGCTCCGGGCGATGACACGGGCCTTGTCCGCCCGATCCGCCGGTTCCCCTTCGTGCCCAACCGGGCGCACAAGCTGGACGAGGATTGCTACGAGGCGTTCAACATTCAGGTCGATGCGCTCATGCGGCGCATACAGGCGACCAACCCCAAGTGCCTCGTGATCGGCATATCGGGCGGGCTCGACAGCACGCATGCGCTGATCGTTGCCGCCAAGGCAATGGACCGGCTGGGACGCCCGCGCACCGATATTCGCGGCTACACCATGCCCGGCTTTGCGACATCGGACGGCACCAAGTCCAACGCCTGGCGCCTGATGGAAGCCTTCGGCATCACGGCCGAGGAAATCGACATCAAGCCAACCGCGACGATGATGCTGGAGAACATCGGCCACGCCTTTGCCGATGGCGAGCCGGTCTATGACGTGACTTTCGAGAACGTTCAGGCGGGCCTGCGCACCGATTACCTTTTCCGCTTGGCCGGCCAGCACAGCGGCTGGGTTGTGGGGACGGGCGATCTCAGCGAATTGGCGCTCGGCTGGTGCACATATGGCGTGGGTGATCACATGAGCCATTACGGCGTCAACGCGGGCGTGCCCAAGACGCTGATCCAGTATCTTATCCGCTGGACCACGCAGACGAGCCAGTTCGACGAAGGCGTCGACGCGGTGCTGGCCGATGTGCTTGACACCGAGATCAGTCCCGAGCTCGTGCCCGCGGGCGAGGATGGCCAGATCCAGAGCACGCAGTCCATCATCGGCCCGTACGAACTGAACGATTTCTTCCTCCACCACATCATCCGCTGGGGTCAGAAGCCGAGCCATGTGGCCTTTTTGGCCTGGCATGCGTGGAAGGATGCGGAAGCTGGCCTGTGGCCGATCGACTTCCCAGATGCGGCGAAGAACACCTACGACCTTCCCACGATTGCCAAGTGGCTGGAGAATTTCCTCAAGCGCTTCTTCGGCTTCAGCCAGTTCAAGCGCAGCGCGCTGCCCAACGGGCCGAAGGTCAGCGCAGGCGGCGCGCTGAGCCCGCGCGGCGACTGGCGCGCGCCGAGCGATGCGGTGGCCGACACCTGGCTGGCGGAGCTCGCCGTTGCCCTTCCTCCTGCTGGCGACTGA
- a CDS encoding DMT family transporter has protein sequence MPVRALLIMTLCNIVWALNVVVSKIAIADLGSPPLFYALLRSVVVALVLIPLLRPLPAKLWQVLLVGLAISGGSFALLFMGLATASPSAAGVVSLTGAPMTVLFAILFLGERVRWRRGLGIGLAFGGVLFAMMGDNQMETSTGLLLVFLSAVIGALGSVFVKRLDIPSIRLQAWAAVASVAVLLPLTFGVEAGQVESLANAPWRLAACLFFAAVVVSIGAHTAYYRLLQEHDANVVVPLTLFTPILTIAFGAWLTGDAIGERLIIGGAIALLGVAIIVLRPSETFTRRFLVRPRF, from the coding sequence ATGCCAGTTCGCGCGCTGCTGATCATGACGCTGTGCAACATCGTCTGGGCGCTCAACGTCGTCGTCAGCAAGATCGCGATTGCCGATCTTGGCTCGCCGCCGCTGTTTTACGCCTTGCTGCGCTCGGTAGTCGTGGCGCTGGTGCTGATCCCGCTGCTGCGGCCGCTGCCGGCAAAGCTCTGGCAAGTGCTGCTGGTTGGCCTCGCCATAAGCGGCGGCTCGTTTGCGCTGCTGTTCATGGGGCTGGCAACGGCAAGCCCTTCGGCTGCGGGCGTGGTCAGCTTGACCGGCGCGCCGATGACCGTGCTGTTCGCGATCCTGTTCCTTGGCGAGCGAGTGCGCTGGCGCCGCGGGCTGGGCATCGGCCTTGCCTTTGGCGGGGTGCTGTTTGCCATGATGGGCGACAACCAGATGGAGACCAGCACGGGCCTGCTGCTCGTGTTCCTGTCCGCCGTGATCGGGGCGCTTGGCTCGGTCTTCGTGAAGCGGCTCGACATACCCTCGATCCGGCTGCAGGCCTGGGCCGCGGTGGCCTCGGTCGCGGTTCTACTGCCGCTCACTTTTGGCGTCGAAGCCGGTCAGGTGGAATCGCTCGCCAACGCGCCCTGGCGCCTTGCAGCCTGCCTGTTCTTTGCTGCCGTCGTTGTGTCGATCGGCGCGCACACCGCCTACTACCGCCTGCTACAAGAGCACGACGCCAATGTGGTCGTGCCGCTCACCCTGTTCACGCCGATCCTGACCATCGCTTTTGGCGCTTGGCTGACCGGCGATGCGATTGGCGAGCGGCTGATCATCGGCGGCGCAATCGCGCTGCTCGGTGTGGCCATCATCGTGCTGCGGCCGAGCGAGACCTTTACCCGCCGCTTCCTGGTTCGGCCGCGCTTCTGA
- a CDS encoding branched-chain amino acid aminotransferase codes for MEFEHLPHPAPIASDARDKALENPGFGTLFTDHMVVIDYDADKGGWHKATLGPREAISLDPAAAVLHYAQEIFEGMKAYKQADGSLSLFRPEQNARRFNDSARRMAMPELPEELFLESIRQLVAKDRDWVPGDPDGSLYLRPFMFASEAFLGVRPARQYKYILIASPVGPYFKGGAKPVKIWVSRNYTRAAPGGTGAAKTGGNYAASLVPQAEGIENGCDQVVFLDAVEKKWIEELGGMNLFFVFDDGTVITPPLTGTILPGITRASLIELLREEGLQVREEPYSIDQWRADATEGRLLETMACGTAAVVTPVGTVLGPDGEFAIGSGGIGQMTHKIREKLVGIQKGSVEDTHGWTMKLA; via the coding sequence ATGGAATTCGAGCACCTTCCCCACCCCGCCCCGATCGCCAGCGACGCCCGCGACAAGGCGCTGGAAAACCCCGGTTTCGGCACGCTGTTCACCGACCACATGGTCGTGATCGACTACGATGCGGACAAGGGTGGCTGGCACAAGGCAACGCTCGGCCCGCGCGAAGCGATCAGCCTCGATCCCGCGGCCGCCGTGCTCCACTACGCCCAGGAAATTTTCGAGGGCATGAAGGCTTACAAGCAGGCGGACGGCAGTCTGTCGCTGTTCCGCCCGGAACAGAACGCGCGCCGCTTCAACGACAGCGCGCGCCGCATGGCGATGCCGGAGCTTCCCGAAGAGCTGTTCCTCGAATCGATCCGCCAGCTGGTCGCCAAGGATCGCGACTGGGTGCCGGGCGACCCCGATGGCTCGCTGTACCTGCGCCCCTTCATGTTCGCGTCCGAAGCCTTCCTCGGCGTGCGCCCGGCGCGGCAGTACAAATACATTCTGATCGCTTCGCCCGTCGGCCCCTATTTCAAGGGCGGCGCAAAGCCGGTGAAGATCTGGGTCAGCCGCAACTATACCCGCGCGGCGCCCGGCGGCACGGGCGCGGCCAAGACGGGCGGCAATTACGCCGCCAGCCTCGTGCCCCAGGCTGAAGGGATCGAAAACGGCTGCGACCAGGTGGTCTTCCTCGATGCCGTCGAGAAGAAGTGGATCGAGGAACTGGGCGGCATGAACCTGTTCTTCGTGTTCGATGACGGCACCGTCATCACCCCGCCGCTCACCGGCACGATCCTGCCTGGCATTACTCGCGCCAGCCTGATCGAGCTGCTGCGCGAAGAGGGGCTCCAGGTCCGCGAGGAGCCGTACAGCATCGACCAGTGGCGCGCCGATGCGACCGAGGGCCGCCTGCTGGAAACCATGGCCTGCGGCACCGCTGCGGTGGTGACCCCGGTGGGCACCGTGCTCGGCCCGGATGGCGAATTTGCGATTGGCAGCGGCGGGATCGGCCAGATGACCCACAAGATCCGCGAAAAGCTCGTCGGCATCCAGAAGGGCTCTGTCGAGGACACCCACGGCTGGACCATGAAGCTCGCCTGA
- a CDS encoding TlyA family RNA methyltransferase: MPKKKRLDQMLVDRGLVESRTRAQALVMAGLVFSGEQKLAKPGQQLSEDAPLDVRGRDHPWVSRGGIKLAHAIEHFELDPTGVTAMDIGSSTGGFTDVLLQGGAEHVFAVDSGTNQLAWKLRQDERVTVLEQTSARILTREMIDRPVTWVVCDASFIGLAKVLERPLELAERNCRLVALIKPQFEVGREEVGKKGVVSDPALHTRVCDEVRTWVEGLGFDVQGIVQSPITGPEGNVEFLISALRD; encoded by the coding sequence ATGCCGAAAAAGAAACGCCTCGATCAGATGCTGGTGGACCGCGGGCTCGTGGAAAGCCGCACGCGCGCGCAGGCGCTGGTAATGGCGGGGCTCGTCTTCAGCGGCGAGCAGAAGCTTGCCAAGCCCGGCCAGCAGCTCTCTGAAGACGCACCGCTCGATGTGCGCGGGCGCGACCATCCCTGGGTTTCGCGCGGCGGGATCAAGCTGGCGCACGCTATCGAGCATTTCGAGCTGGATCCGACTGGCGTCACCGCAATGGATATCGGCAGCTCCACCGGCGGCTTTACCGATGTGCTGTTGCAGGGCGGGGCGGAGCACGTGTTCGCGGTCGACAGCGGGACCAACCAGCTCGCGTGGAAGCTGCGGCAGGACGAGCGCGTGACCGTGCTCGAACAGACCAGCGCGCGCATCCTGACGCGCGAGATGATCGACCGGCCCGTCACCTGGGTGGTGTGCGATGCGAGCTTTATCGGTCTTGCCAAGGTGCTCGAACGCCCGCTGGAGCTCGCCGAGCGCAACTGCCGCCTCGTCGCGCTGATCAAGCCGCAGTTCGAGGTCGGGCGCGAGGAGGTGGGCAAGAAGGGCGTGGTCAGCGATCCAGCGCTTCACACCCGTGTCTGCGACGAAGTGCGGACATGGGTCGAGGGGCTCGGCTTCGATGTTCAGGGCATCGTCCAGAGCCCGATTACGGGGCCGGAAGGCAATGTCGAATTCCTGATTTCCGCTCTCCGCGATTGA
- a CDS encoding acyl-CoA carboxylase subunit beta, whose translation MSANIAEMERRREAARMGGGEKRIAAQHAKGKLTARERLDILLDEGSFEELDTYVEHDCTDFGMETQKIPGDGVVTGSGTINGRLVYVFSQDFTVFGGSLSKRHAEKICKVMDTAMKVGAPVIGLNDSGGARIQEGVASLGGYAEVFQRNVLASGVVPQISLIMGPCAGGAVYSPAMTDFIFMVEDSSYMFVTGPDVVKTVTNEVVTQEELGGAKTHTTKTSVADNSFENDIETLLATRNFFDYLPLSNREEVPERPTSDAWDREEPSLDTLIPDNANQPYDMHEVIRKTLDEGDFFEIQPNHAANIICGFGRVEGRTVGVVANQPMVLAGVLDINSSKKAARFVRFCDAFEIPILTFVDVPGFLPGTAQEHNGIIKHGAKLLFAYAEATVPKITVITRKAYGGAYDVMASKHLRGDLNYAWPTAEIAVMGAKGAVEIIFRQDRDDPDKIAEKTKEYEDRFANPFVAAQRGYIDEVIYPHSTRKRIVLGLRKLRTKQLENPWKKHDNIPL comes from the coding sequence ATGTCCGCCAATATCGCCGAAATGGAACGCCGCCGCGAAGCCGCCAGGATGGGCGGGGGCGAGAAACGCATCGCCGCGCAGCACGCCAAGGGGAAGCTGACCGCGCGCGAGCGGCTCGATATCCTGCTCGATGAAGGCAGCTTCGAAGAGCTCGACACCTATGTCGAACACGACTGCACCGATTTCGGCATGGAAACGCAGAAGATCCCGGGCGACGGCGTGGTCACCGGCTCAGGTACGATCAACGGCCGCCTGGTCTATGTTTTCTCCCAGGATTTCACCGTCTTCGGCGGCTCTCTATCCAAGCGCCATGCAGAGAAGATCTGCAAGGTGATGGACACGGCGATGAAGGTCGGAGCGCCGGTGATCGGCCTCAACGATTCCGGTGGCGCGCGCATTCAGGAAGGTGTTGCCTCGCTCGGCGGCTATGCCGAGGTGTTCCAGCGCAACGTGCTGGCCAGCGGCGTGGTGCCGCAGATCAGCCTCATCATGGGGCCATGTGCGGGCGGCGCGGTGTACTCGCCGGCCATGACCGATTTCATCTTCATGGTGGAGGACAGTTCCTACATGTTCGTCACCGGCCCCGACGTAGTGAAGACCGTGACCAACGAGGTCGTCACGCAGGAGGAACTCGGCGGGGCGAAGACGCACACCACCAAGACCAGCGTCGCCGACAACAGCTTCGAAAACGACATCGAGACGCTTCTCGCGACGCGCAATTTCTTCGATTACTTGCCGCTGTCTAACCGCGAGGAGGTGCCCGAGCGCCCGACTTCGGACGCATGGGACCGCGAGGAGCCGAGCCTCGACACGCTGATCCCCGACAACGCCAACCAGCCCTACGACATGCACGAAGTCATCCGCAAGACGCTGGACGAGGGTGACTTTTTCGAAATCCAGCCGAACCATGCCGCCAACATCATCTGCGGTTTCGGCCGGGTGGAGGGGCGCACGGTGGGCGTGGTGGCGAACCAGCCGATGGTGCTTGCCGGCGTGCTCGACATCAATTCGTCCAAGAAGGCCGCGCGCTTCGTGCGCTTCTGCGACGCCTTCGAAATCCCGATCCTTACCTTCGTCGACGTGCCCGGCTTCCTTCCCGGCACGGCGCAGGAGCACAATGGCATCATCAAGCACGGCGCCAAGCTGCTCTTCGCCTATGCCGAGGCGACCGTGCCCAAGATCACCGTCATCACCCGCAAGGCCTATGGCGGTGCATACGACGTGATGGCGTCCAAGCACCTGCGCGGCGATCTCAACTACGCCTGGCCCACCGCCGAAATCGCCGTGATGGGCGCAAAGGGCGCGGTGGAGATCATCTTCCGCCAGGACCGCGACGATCCCGACAAGATCGCCGAGAAAACGAAGGAATACGAAGACCGCTTCGCCAACCCCTTCGTGGCAGCCCAGCGCGGCTATATCGACGAGGTGATCTATCCGCACTCGACGCGGAAGCGCATCGTGCTGGGGCTACGCAAGCTGCGGACGAAGCAGCTCGAGAACCCGTGGAAGAAGCATGACAATATCCCGCTGTGA
- the mce gene encoding methylmalonyl-CoA epimerase encodes MKLGRLNHIGVATPSIAESLRYYRDVMGATITHEPFDLEEQGVKVCFIDTPGENGTHGTQIELIEPLGEQSTLTGFLAKNPAGGQHHLCYEVEDIEDARKWFEDMGKRILGPTRIGAHGTPIFFLHPKDMMGQLTEIMETPKDGAHWSN; translated from the coding sequence ATGAAACTCGGCCGTCTCAACCATATCGGCGTCGCGACGCCCTCGATCGCGGAATCGCTGCGCTATTATCGCGACGTCATGGGCGCGACGATCACGCATGAGCCCTTCGATCTGGAAGAGCAGGGCGTGAAGGTCTGCTTTATCGACACACCCGGCGAAAACGGCACCCACGGCACGCAGATCGAGCTTATCGAGCCGCTGGGCGAGCAGTCCACGCTGACCGGCTTTCTCGCCAAGAACCCCGCCGGGGGGCAGCACCACCTGTGCTACGAGGTCGAGGACATCGAGGACGCCCGCAAGTGGTTCGAGGATATGGGCAAGCGCATCCTCGGCCCCACGCGTATCGGCGCGCATGGCACGCCCATCTTCTTCCTCCACCCCAAGGACATGATGGGCCAGCTGACCGAAATCATGGAAACGCCCAAGGACGGTGCGCACTGGTCGAACTGA
- a CDS encoding glutathione S-transferase family protein, translated as MLFYDSPNPAPNPRRVRIFAAEKGIELPMQEVSIPKREQKAPEYVAKNPRGQTPILELDDGTVIAESVAIMRYLEAEHPEPPLFGTTSREIAEIEMWCRRVEMILMPPIGAVWVHTHPFTAALPGRNAEWGESNRPRVGSAMEFFDESLEGREFLAGDGYSAADILLLTTVDFAKFVGLEMPEGCANLASWHERVSARRSAQA; from the coding sequence ATGCTATTCTACGACAGCCCCAACCCGGCGCCCAATCCGCGCCGCGTGCGCATTTTCGCCGCCGAGAAGGGCATCGAGCTTCCGATGCAGGAAGTCTCCATCCCCAAGCGCGAGCAGAAGGCGCCCGAATACGTCGCCAAGAACCCGCGCGGGCAGACGCCGATCCTCGAGCTCGATGACGGCACGGTGATCGCCGAAAGCGTGGCGATCATGCGCTATCTCGAAGCCGAGCATCCCGAACCGCCGCTGTTTGGCACCACCAGCCGCGAAATCGCGGAAATCGAGATGTGGTGCCGCCGGGTCGAGATGATCCTCATGCCACCTATCGGCGCCGTCTGGGTCCATACCCACCCGTTCACAGCCGCGCTGCCGGGACGCAACGCGGAGTGGGGCGAATCCAATCGCCCGCGCGTGGGATCGGCCATGGAGTTCTTCGACGAATCGCTCGAAGGCCGCGAGTTCCTTGCCGGCGACGGCTACTCCGCAGCCGACATCCTGCTGCTGACGACGGTCGATTTCGCCAAGTTCGTCGGGCTTGAGATGCCCGAGGGCTGCGCAAACCTTGCCAGTTGGCACGAGCGCGTGTCCGCGCGGCGCAGCGCGCAGGCCTGA